Genomic window (Syntrophales bacterium):
CCCATTTTCCCCGAAGATGAACAGATGGAGAGGGGGGTATCGGAAGCCTGCAATGAAAACGCCAACTGCCCGATTTTCCCCGATTCGCCCGGATAGAGACCGATGAGCACAGGTTCGACGGTTTGCAGATAGATGTCGCCCCCGTTGTCCACAATCGCCTCTTCGGCGCCGGCCCGAAAAGCGGCTTCGACCGCAAGCTGGGCCATTGCTCCGGCGACGGCCGCCATCGGCCCAAC
Coding sequences:
- a CDS encoding UPF0280 family protein, whose translation is VGPMAAVAGAMAQLAVEAAFRAGAEEAIVDNGGDIYLQTVEPVLIGLYPGESGKIGQLAFSLQASDTPLSICSSSGKMGHSLSLGQCDLATIVAKDASLADAAATLAANLVKKVCDVEHALNQMVSIDGINGVMIVKNGHVGLAGKLPLLVKMR